In the Papio anubis isolate 15944 chromosome 15, Panubis1.0, whole genome shotgun sequence genome, one interval contains:
- the LOC116270578 gene encoding leukemia-associated protein 7 — protein sequence MASPAPLVASISHQMVALETLQLLQQEWGWGDGPGAPGNPRDPEHVSTAPARRSGPPRARPGPWREERGGGMGTRNRGTAARTGSPEEEVVRGAEGGAELLPFPQDRGPCTLARMAMRSALARVVDSTSELVNVEQTLLGPLQQERSFPIHLKDSVEFRNICSHLALQIEGQQFDRDLNAAHQCLKTIVKKLIQSLANLPSDAHVVACASLRQILQNLPDI from the exons ATGGCCAGCCCCGCGCCCTTAGTGGCCTCCATCAGCCACCAAATGGTGGCTCTGGAGACCTTGCAGCTGCTGCAGCAGGAGTGGGGCTGGGGGGACGGTCCAGGCGCCCCCGGGAACCCGCGGGACCCGGAGCACGTGTCCACCGCTCCAGCCCGTCGCTCAGGCCCGCCGCGGGCCCGGCCAGGGCCCTGGCGCGAGGAGCGGGGCGGGGGCATGGGGACCAGGAATCGGGGGACCGCGGCCCGGACGGGCTCACCAGAGGAGGAGGTAGTGCGGGGCGCTGAGGGGGGCGCCGAATTGCTGCCCTTCCCCCAGGACCGCGGGCCCTGCACCCTGGCCCGGATGGCGATGCGCAGCGCGCTAGCCCGCGTGGTGGACTCGACTTCGGAGCTGGTCAACGTGGAGCAGACGCTGCTGGGGCCCCTCCAGCAGGAGCGGTCCTTTCCCATCCACCTGAAG GATAGTGTTGAGTTTAGAAACATCTGCAGTCATTTGGCTCTACAGATTGAAGGACAGCAGTTTGACAGAGACTTGAATGCTGCCCACCAGTGTTTGAAGACAATAGTCAAGAAGCTGATTCAGTCACTTGCTAATCTTCCTTCAGATGCCCACGTGGTAGCCTGTGCTTCCTTGAGACAGATCTTACAGAATCTCCCAGACATATGA